A window from Pseudobacteroides sp. encodes these proteins:
- a CDS encoding ABC transporter ATP-binding protein translates to MNAIEINNLTKYYGRSRGIIDVNLEVKEGEIFGFIGPNGAGKSTTIRTLLAFIFPDSGNARILGMDCFKDQARIKMNIGYLPSEVSYYDDMSVRDLLFYSAKFYKKDCSKRINELSQTLELDLNKRIDSLSYGNKKKVAVVQSLLHEPKLLILDEPTGGLDPLMQNRFFEILKEENKKGVTIFFSSHILSEVQKMCNRVAIVKEGKILKVETIDKLRGEKHRKVIVEFKSEGNNLSIPGMRNVERKERNTQFLYSGDINDLLKKLATLEVDNLWLEEPSLEEIFMHYYES, encoded by the coding sequence ATGAACGCAATCGAAATAAATAATTTAACAAAATACTACGGAAGATCAAGGGGCATAATCGATGTAAATTTGGAAGTAAAAGAAGGTGAAATATTTGGATTCATCGGGCCTAACGGGGCTGGGAAGTCTACCACCATTAGGACGCTTCTGGCTTTTATATTTCCTGACAGCGGAAATGCCAGAATCCTTGGTATGGACTGCTTCAAAGATCAGGCCAGGATTAAGATGAATATAGGATATTTGCCGTCTGAAGTAAGCTATTATGACGACATGAGTGTGAGAGATTTGCTTTTTTACTCCGCTAAATTTTATAAAAAGGATTGCAGCAAAAGGATTAACGAGCTTAGTCAAACTCTTGAATTAGACCTTAACAAAAGAATTGATTCCCTGTCATATGGAAACAAAAAGAAGGTAGCTGTTGTACAGTCACTTCTTCATGAGCCAAAGCTTCTGATTCTGGATGAGCCAACCGGCGGGCTGGATCCTTTGATGCAAAACAGATTCTTTGAAATATTGAAGGAAGAAAATAAAAAGGGTGTTACAATATTCTTTTCATCCCACATTCTAAGTGAGGTTCAGAAGATGTGTAACAGAGTGGCTATAGTGAAAGAAGGCAAGATACTGAAGGTTGAGACAATAGACAAATTAAGGGGAGAAAAGCACAGAAAGGTCATAGTTGAATTTAAGAGTGAAGGGAATAATCTGTCTATTCCCGGAATGAGAAACGTGGAGCGGAAGGAAAGGAATACTCAATTTCTTTACAGCGGAGATATCAATGACCTTTTAAAGAAGCTTGCAACTTTGGAGGTTGATAACCTTTGGCTTGAAGAACCCTCACTTGAAGAAATATTTATGCACTACTATGAGTCGTGA
- a CDS encoding SPL family radical SAM protein: protein MIKEIQAKTILSTCKNPSGWFGTLYSMNIYRGCTFKCIYCDSRSECYRIENFDDIYVKVNAVELLKRELRRKRKKGTIGTGAMSDPYNPVEKEYRLTRKALETIAEARYPVHITTKSTLVTRDVDVLMEIGKIYASVAITITTTDDSLAAKIEPNAPPPSERLKAIGILSALGITTGITMMPILPFIEDSEENIKAIVKAAKEFGASYIYPCIGVTLRDRQRDYFYSELDKNFPGIRSKYEKRFGIRYSCFPSNSKKLMECFREACKNNGVSTDIPTYGSKISGYQLSLFDI from the coding sequence ATGATAAAGGAAATTCAGGCAAAAACCATATTATCAACTTGTAAGAATCCTAGTGGTTGGTTCGGTACCCTCTATTCCATGAATATTTACAGGGGGTGTACCTTTAAGTGCATATATTGTGATTCCAGGAGTGAGTGTTACCGAATTGAAAATTTTGATGACATATATGTCAAGGTCAACGCCGTGGAGCTTCTTAAAAGGGAGCTTCGAAGAAAAAGGAAAAAGGGGACTATCGGGACAGGTGCAATGAGCGATCCATATAATCCTGTTGAAAAGGAATACAGGCTTACAAGGAAAGCCCTTGAGACAATAGCTGAAGCCAGATATCCGGTGCATATAACAACAAAAAGTACTTTAGTTACCAGAGATGTGGATGTGCTCATGGAAATCGGCAAAATATATGCATCGGTTGCAATAACCATAACCACAACGGATGATTCTCTTGCTGCTAAGATTGAGCCTAACGCACCGCCGCCCTCCGAGAGGCTTAAGGCCATAGGCATCTTATCGGCTCTTGGTATTACAACTGGAATAACAATGATGCCAATACTTCCTTTTATTGAGGACAGTGAGGAAAACATTAAAGCAATTGTAAAAGCTGCAAAGGAATTTGGTGCATCCTATATATACCCATGTATTGGTGTGACGCTGCGAGACAGGCAGAGGGACTATTTTTACAGTGAACTTGATAAGAACTTTCCGGGTATTAGAAGCAAGTATGAAAAACGTTTCGGGATAAGATACAGTTGTTTTCCTTCAAACAGCAAGAAGCTGATGGAGTGCTTTCGTGAAGCCTGCAAAAATAATGGGGTTTCAACGGATATACCCACATATGGCAGTAAAATTTCCGGGTATCAACTGAGTTTGTTTGATATATAA
- a CDS encoding dockerin type I domain-containing protein — MYLNNAFRQTAFILLFLTTIMLMPVYSAAEAEPAKVPTKIVWNNPTTELLKPNMLGGNYSISVTLTDANNNPLQCKNISWTSTSVGVSNTTVTDTQGVSINPVTVFHQDKNITYSADITIQFAGDELYEPTTSAITLRCYDTGPPMYYNVIGQVSVVKNSSEDTILNSGFDVKIIDTPYYSKTDDTGVFNFRVDLNQPSIRYSESKLEISKPGYLSREVMLHNFLTSSTENTKDPIKMIAGDINQDDAINMTDIVEMAKTFKAVEGDEIYNGVCDLNNDRVINIADVVIIASNFNKTPLDYEGLDPYFIKL; from the coding sequence ATGTATCTAAACAATGCTTTTAGGCAAACCGCATTTATTCTATTGTTTTTAACTACAATAATGTTAATGCCTGTGTATTCGGCAGCTGAGGCAGAACCAGCAAAAGTTCCCACTAAGATTGTCTGGAACAATCCTACTACAGAGTTGTTGAAGCCCAATATGCTTGGAGGAAACTATTCCATATCGGTAACATTAACCGATGCAAATAATAATCCTCTTCAATGCAAAAATATTTCATGGACTTCAACATCAGTTGGTGTTTCAAACACAACCGTAACAGACACACAAGGTGTATCCATAAATCCTGTTACAGTGTTCCACCAGGATAAGAACATTACATACTCTGCTGATATAACAATACAATTTGCAGGAGATGAACTCTATGAGCCTACCACTAGTGCCATCACATTAAGATGCTACGATACAGGACCGCCAATGTATTATAATGTTATCGGCCAGGTTTCAGTTGTAAAGAATAGCTCTGAAGATACCATCCTAAATTCAGGCTTTGATGTAAAAATAATAGATACTCCCTATTATTCAAAAACAGATGATACTGGAGTTTTTAACTTTAGGGTTGATTTGAATCAGCCGTCTATTAGATACTCTGAGAGTAAGCTTGAAATAAGCAAGCCCGGCTACCTTTCCAGAGAAGTAATGCTGCATAATTTCCTGACTTCATCTACCGAGAATACGAAAGATCCAATAAAGATGATAGCTGGAGACATCAATCAGGATGATGCAATAAACATGACGGATATTGTTGAAATGGCTAAGACATTTAAAGCTGTTGAGGGTGATGAAATATATAATGGAGTTTGTGATTTAAATAATGATAGGGTCATTAATATTGCTGATGTTGTAATTATTGCTTCAAATTTTAATAAAACCCCATTGGATTACGAGGGTCTGGACCCATATTTTATAAAATTATAG
- a CDS encoding stalk domain-containing protein translates to MFSKEKFKGIVIGAVGATLITTTVFAAPVAKNAQLFFNNIKIFVDDVSVTPKDAQGNVVEPFIYNGTTYLPVRAVSNALGKSVEWDGKTSSVYIGKHNNSNSSTQPSSMWLEQLDYFNYQETRSSNNWGLWDSSKDKDSTGASYSHGIKYNLYSIWDTGSLFTEYLINQKYKKLSGKFILHYDSRNVNRETYLKVYGDDKLLYTSEVMTAGKMPIDVNVDVTGVIKLKVMIDQPDKSGSGDMYFGFVDALLSE, encoded by the coding sequence ATGTTTTCTAAGGAAAAATTTAAAGGTATTGTAATAGGGGCGGTAGGAGCAACATTAATAACAACAACCGTGTTTGCAGCCCCTGTTGCTAAAAATGCACAATTATTTTTTAATAACATCAAAATATTTGTGGATGATGTCAGTGTGACGCCAAAGGATGCACAGGGAAATGTAGTGGAACCATTTATTTATAATGGAACTACTTATCTGCCTGTCAGGGCAGTTTCCAATGCCTTGGGAAAGAGTGTTGAGTGGGACGGTAAAACGTCAAGCGTTTACATAGGCAAACATAATAATTCAAATTCCAGTACTCAGCCAAGCAGTATGTGGCTGGAACAATTGGACTACTTTAATTATCAGGAAACTAGATCATCAAACAATTGGGGTTTATGGGATAGCAGCAAGGATAAGGATTCCACTGGTGCCAGCTACTCACATGGTATAAAATATAATCTGTATAGTATATGGGATACAGGCTCTTTGTTTACAGAGTACTTGATTAATCAAAAATATAAGAAATTATCGGGGAAATTCATATTACATTATGATTCAAGAAATGTTAATAGAGAGACATACTTAAAAGTATATGGAGATGATAAGCTCTTATATACTTCAGAAGTCATGACAGCGGGCAAAATGCCAATAGATGTCAATGTTGATGTGACTGGAGTAATAAAGCTAAAGGTAATGATAGACCAGCCGGATAAAAGTGGTTCAGGTGATATGTATTTTGGCTTCGTTGATGCGTTGCTGTCAGAATAA
- a CDS encoding DUF2179 domain-containing protein, giving the protein MSILPSIDPELFSWVVLPLLIFVSRIFDVSIGTMRIIFVSRGKKMIAPLLGFFEVFIWLIAISQIMQNLSNIFCYLAYAGGFAMGTFVGLIIEEKLAIGILVVRVILVKDECKLVERLSSSGYGVTVVDAKGVTGSVKVVYTIVRRKDKDNVLSIINQCHSNAFYSIEDAKSANQGVFPIHSKVNGLFSMLSK; this is encoded by the coding sequence ATGAGTATATTACCGTCAATAGACCCTGAGTTGTTCTCGTGGGTGGTGCTGCCACTTCTCATTTTTGTTTCCAGGATATTTGATGTATCGATTGGAACGATGCGTATCATATTTGTATCCAGGGGAAAAAAGATGATTGCACCACTCCTGGGATTTTTTGAGGTGTTTATATGGTTAATCGCCATAAGCCAGATTATGCAAAACCTTAGTAATATTTTTTGTTACCTTGCTTATGCAGGTGGTTTTGCAATGGGAACTTTTGTTGGACTTATTATAGAGGAAAAGCTTGCTATAGGAATTCTTGTGGTGCGAGTAATCCTTGTAAAAGATGAATGCAAGCTGGTAGAGAGATTGTCATCTTCCGGCTATGGAGTAACTGTAGTAGATGCCAAAGGCGTAACCGGAAGTGTCAAGGTTGTATACACTATCGTACGCCGTAAGGACAAAGATAATGTTTTATCCATTATAAACCAGTGTCATTCTAATGCATTTTACTCAATTGAAGATGCAAAGTCGGCTAATCAAGGAGTTTTTCCTATACACAGTAAGGTAAATGGCCTTTTCAGTATGCTGAGTAAATGA